In one Lycium barbarum isolate Lr01 chromosome 7, ASM1917538v2, whole genome shotgun sequence genomic region, the following are encoded:
- the LOC132603432 gene encoding photosynthetic NDH subunit of subcomplex B 4, chloroplastic has product MAEAVMSFTVIKPSIQCHAPKLELHPFTKSFRHCSSSAFGNGGHQIQVGKSKRNSGFRVNALPDWPLMAVLVEHMEGQRDLITHKSVWHLSDEAMKNVYTFYIMFTVWGCCFFGSTKDPYYDSEQYRGDGGDGTGHWVYEKQEDIEEAARAELWREELIEEIEQKVGGFQELEEAGKKEQLVK; this is encoded by the exons CAAGTATTCAATGCCACGCTCCTAAATTGGAGTTGCACCCTTTCACTAAATCA TTTAGGCATTGTTCTAGCTCAGCGTTCGGAAATGGCGGGCACCAG ATTCAAGTTGGGAAGAGCAAAAGAAATTCTGGTTTTAGAGTGAATGCTCTCCCGGATTGGCCATTAATGGCAGTATTAGTTGAGCATATGGAAGGTCAAAGAGACCTCATAACTCACAAATCTGTTTGGCACCTTAGTGATGAAGCCATGAAGAATGTTT ACACATTTTACATCATGTTCACTGTTTGGGGATGCTGTTTCTTCGGTTCTACCAAA GATCCCTACTATGATTCAGAACAATACAGAGGAGATGGAGGTGATGGTACTGGACATTGGGTCTATGAGAAG CAAGAAGACATAGAAGAAGCAGCAAGAGCAGAGCTGTGGCGCGAGGAACTGATAGAGGAGATTGAACAAAAGGTCGGGGGTTTTCAAGAACTTGAAGAAGCTGGGAAGAAGGAACAGCTAGTCAAATGA